A portion of the Adhaeribacter radiodurans genome contains these proteins:
- a CDS encoding COX15/CtaA family protein yields the protein MTNESFKAKRFRNIGVITIASVYFLILVGGVVRSTGSGMGCPDWPKCFGTWVPPTNINQLPDNYLSVYKNKRIEKNEKLANYLNQFGFHQLASEIFSHPSQYIETEFNVTKTWIEYLNRLVGVLIGVFIFLTLVYSFPYIKKDISIFYLSLISFILVGIQGWLGSLVVSTNLLPIMVTVHMALALVLVAILIYAVARSQNRSFTQLTQSVSSKTYIFIYLAIILSFVQILLGTQVREWIDIISSQLGYTNREQWVSKVGSSFYIHRSFSFVLFIVNVYLCRQLYALQNKHLNKLANGLLAFIGLEILVGVILAYFAIPALLQPVHLVLATLMFGLQFFIFIFCYYSTRNRVLKLAVQ from the coding sequence ATGACTAATGAATCTTTTAAGGCTAAAAGATTTAGAAATATAGGAGTTATTACTATTGCTTCGGTATATTTTTTAATCTTGGTAGGAGGAGTCGTAAGAAGCACTGGCTCAGGAATGGGTTGTCCGGACTGGCCAAAGTGTTTTGGAACCTGGGTTCCTCCTACCAATATAAACCAGTTACCTGATAATTACCTTTCCGTTTATAAAAATAAACGGATTGAAAAAAACGAAAAGTTAGCTAACTATTTAAACCAATTTGGATTTCATCAACTAGCATCTGAAATTTTCTCACATCCTTCGCAATATATTGAAACAGAGTTTAATGTTACAAAAACTTGGATTGAGTATCTTAATAGGCTGGTAGGCGTTTTAATTGGTGTTTTTATTTTTCTTACACTGGTTTACTCTTTTCCATATATCAAGAAGGATATTTCTATTTTTTATTTATCCTTAATTAGTTTCATTCTGGTAGGTATACAAGGTTGGTTAGGTTCTTTGGTGGTTTCCACTAATTTGCTACCTATAATGGTTACAGTACATATGGCTCTGGCATTAGTTTTAGTGGCCATATTAATTTATGCTGTTGCCCGTTCACAAAATAGGTCTTTCACTCAACTTACTCAATCTGTCTCTTCCAAAACCTATATCTTTATTTATTTAGCTATTATTTTATCTTTTGTTCAAATTTTATTAGGTACTCAGGTAAGAGAATGGATTGATATTATTTCTTCTCAATTGGGCTACACTAACCGGGAGCAGTGGGTATCTAAAGTTGGTTCTTCTTTTTACATTCATCGTTCTTTTTCCTTCGTATTATTTATTGTGAATGTATATTTGTGTCGGCAATTATATGCTTTACAAAATAAGCATTTAAATAAGCTCGCGAACGGGTTGTTAGCTTTTATAGGTTTAGAGATTTTGGTAGGAGTGATTTTGGCTTATTTTGCCATTCCAGCCCTATTGCAACCTGTACATTTAGTGTTAGCAACTTTAATGTTTGGGCTTCAGTTCTTTATATTTATTTTTTGTTATTATTCAACCCGTAACAGGGTTTTAAAGTTGGCTGTTCAATAA
- the cyoE gene encoding heme o synthase — translation MLVDKIENDLPTYLVMTKVKHYFRLLKFRLSTTVAFSSAIGYMLGAGHLEIQNILIIMLGGLMVTGSANIINQILEKDLDKLMKRTAKRPLPTGALTITEAVVFGTIIGIAGLSILALYFNLLTAVLALMSLILYGFVYTPLKRISPICVLVGAIPGGLPPLLGWVAATGVVSIEAWILFGIQFVWQFPHFWAIAWVLDDDYKLAGFKMLPMEGGKNLKTAFQIMTYTLLLIPLSMLPLQFGMTGKTSAIIAVMCGVLFLAQTLYLMQTCSKKAAMSIMFGSFLYLPIVQIALVLDKL, via the coding sequence ATGTTAGTTGATAAAATAGAAAATGATCTGCCTACCTATTTAGTTATGACGAAAGTAAAGCATTACTTCCGGTTGCTAAAGTTTCGGTTATCCACTACCGTTGCTTTCTCAAGTGCGATCGGTTATATGCTGGGAGCAGGTCATCTGGAAATACAAAATATATTAATCATTATGTTAGGGGGGCTAATGGTAACAGGTTCGGCTAATATTATTAATCAGATTCTAGAAAAAGATTTAGATAAATTAATGAAGCGTACGGCTAAAAGGCCGTTGCCAACCGGTGCTTTAACAATAACGGAAGCAGTCGTTTTTGGTACTATAATAGGAATAGCTGGTTTAAGCATTTTAGCTTTATATTTTAATTTACTCACAGCGGTTCTAGCTTTAATGTCCTTGATTTTGTACGGATTTGTGTACACCCCTTTAAAAAGGATTTCTCCTATTTGTGTATTAGTAGGAGCTATACCAGGCGGTTTGCCTCCATTATTAGGGTGGGTGGCTGCCACAGGAGTAGTAAGTATAGAAGCTTGGATATTATTTGGAATTCAGTTCGTATGGCAGTTCCCGCATTTTTGGGCAATAGCTTGGGTATTAGATGATGATTACAAATTAGCAGGATTTAAAATGCTGCCAATGGAAGGCGGAAAAAATCTGAAAACGGCATTTCAGATAATGACTTATACTTTATTACTAATTCCTTTAAGCATGTTACCCTTGCAATTTGGAATGACGGGAAAAACATCGGCCATTATAGCCGTTATGTGTGGTGTGTTATTTTTAGCCCAAACACTTTATTTAATGCAAACTTGCTCTAAAAAAGCAGCAATGAGTATTATGTTTGGTTCATTTCTGTACTTACCAATAGTGCAAATTGCGTTAGTACTAGATAAATTATAG
- a CDS encoding cytochrome c oxidase subunit 3: MNAKTINPIRTSTGIHPLKFTLWLLIMSIVMMFAAFTSAYIVRREEGNWLEFNLPGALLINSIIIVLSSVAMQWAYLAARKDNLNILKVALFLTFILGTAFLIGQWNVWGDLVKNKIFFGGPTANPSGSFMYVLTGVHGFHLITGLIFILVVLSSAFRYRVHAKNLLQIELCTTYWHFLGVLWVYLYVFLAVYH; the protein is encoded by the coding sequence ATGAATGCTAAAACAATAAATCCAATTAGAACCTCAACGGGGATTCATCCTCTGAAGTTTACCTTGTGGTTACTGATTATGAGTATAGTAATGATGTTTGCTGCTTTTACTAGTGCTTACATTGTTAGAAGAGAAGAAGGAAACTGGTTAGAATTTAATTTACCGGGAGCCCTGTTAATTAATTCTATAATTATTGTTTTAAGCAGTGTGGCTATGCAATGGGCATACCTTGCGGCGAGAAAGGATAATCTGAATATCTTAAAAGTAGCTTTATTCCTTACCTTTATTTTAGGTACCGCTTTTTTGATTGGCCAATGGAATGTGTGGGGTGATTTAGTAAAAAATAAAATATTCTTTGGTGGTCCAACAGCTAATCCTTCCGGTTCTTTCATGTATGTTCTAACAGGTGTGCATGGATTTCACTTAATTACCGGGCTAATATTTATACTAGTTGTATTATCTTCGGCTTTCCGTTATCGGGTACATGCCAAAAATTTGTTGCAAATTGAATTATGTACTACTTATTGGCACTTTTTAGGTGTCCTCTGGGTGTATCTTTACGTATTTTTAGCAGTATACCATTAA
- a CDS encoding cytochrome c oxidase subunit 3: MSSTTSSTTTLERPKTGTWDGGNEPMKASYGKLMMWFFLLSDTFTFAAFLTTYGLIRHRHLAYIGSHDKFVFSQTYWPIPDKVFNAFPFFHGVDLPLAFVALMTMILILSSVTMVLAVEAGHRMDKKDVEKWLLWTILFGSTFVGCQAWEWSHFITGSESGLTLADGSKIFGANLTVNQYGPPLFADLFFFITGFHGTHVFSGIVLLVIMFVMTVNGTFQKRGHYEMVEKIGLYWHFVDLVWVFVFTFFYLV, from the coding sequence ATGTCTAGCACAACATCTAGTACAACAACTCTGGAACGGCCTAAAACAGGTACCTGGGATGGCGGGAACGAGCCGATGAAAGCCAGTTATGGAAAACTCATGATGTGGTTTTTCTTACTGTCGGATACGTTTACCTTTGCGGCGTTTTTAACTACGTATGGTTTAATTCGGCACCGGCATCTTGCTTATATAGGCAGTCACGATAAATTTGTTTTCTCGCAAACTTATTGGCCTATACCTGATAAAGTTTTTAATGCATTTCCTTTTTTCCATGGGGTAGATCTGCCGCTGGCTTTTGTGGCTTTAATGACCATGATTTTAATTCTTTCTTCTGTAACAATGGTATTAGCAGTAGAGGCTGGTCACCGGATGGATAAAAAAGACGTAGAAAAATGGTTGCTTTGGACTATCTTGTTTGGTTCTACTTTTGTTGGTTGCCAGGCTTGGGAGTGGAGCCACTTTATTACTGGTTCTGAAAGTGGCTTAACGCTGGCAGATGGTTCTAAAATTTTTGGTGCTAATCTTACTGTTAATCAATACGGCCCACCTTTATTTGCTGATTTATTTTTCTTTATTACCGGTTTCCATGGTACCCACGTATTTAGTGGTATTGTTTTACTCGTTATTATGTTTGTAATGACTGTAAATGGTACCTTTCAAAAACGTGGCCACTACGAAATGGTAGAAAAAATAGGCTTATATTGGCACTTTGTAGATTTAGTATGGGTATTTGTATTTACCTTCTTCTACCTGGTTTAA
- a CDS encoding cytochrome C oxidase subunit IV family protein, with protein sequence MASHSHHTNEEEYTGEIAPAQTKGIWRVFIVLCGLTAIEFAFAFLMDPSTLRNSIFIILTLFKAFFIVGEFMHLKHETKSLIWTILIPTSLLVWLLIALITEGTYFGDSVYNYLK encoded by the coding sequence ATGGCTTCGCATTCACATCACACAAACGAAGAAGAATATACAGGTGAAATTGCACCAGCTCAAACCAAAGGAATCTGGAGAGTTTTCATAGTTCTTTGCGGATTAACCGCTATTGAATTTGCCTTTGCCTTCTTAATGGATCCTAGTACGCTGCGTAACAGCATATTTATTATTCTTACACTATTTAAGGCTTTCTTTATTGTAGGTGAATTTATGCACCTCAAACACGAAACTAAATCGCTTATTTGGACGATTTTAATTCCGACTTCCTTACTAGTGTGGTTATTGATTGCCTTAATTACGGAAGGTACCTATTTTGGTGATTCTGTGTATAACTATTTAAAGTAA
- a CDS encoding SCO family protein, which produces MSPKKVLMLGILLLVPIFLFLFLKGFGTNHYSLPTYYPTINEDTELPVVKDGDTVFQKVPDFRFVSQEGKSVSQADLNNTVYVANFFFASCQDVCKKMSAQMVRVNEAFKNNPQVKLISYTVDPERDSVAVLKRYAEMYQANPAKWLFVTGPKTELYALAHNGYKVSAMQAPGTIPDFIHSEKLILVDKEKHVRGIYDGTNPQDVDRLITEITVLLHSYQQDEK; this is translated from the coding sequence ATGTCTCCGAAGAAGGTACTAATGCTAGGGATACTACTATTAGTACCTATTTTTTTGTTTTTGTTTTTAAAAGGTTTTGGAACCAACCATTATTCCTTACCTACCTACTATCCTACTATTAATGAAGATACAGAGCTGCCGGTAGTAAAAGATGGTGATACGGTATTCCAGAAAGTGCCGGATTTTAGATTTGTTTCGCAGGAAGGTAAATCAGTATCGCAAGCCGACCTGAATAATACAGTGTACGTTGCTAATTTCTTTTTTGCCTCTTGCCAGGATGTTTGTAAAAAAATGTCGGCGCAAATGGTACGGGTTAACGAAGCTTTTAAGAATAACCCACAGGTAAAACTTATTTCCTATACCGTTGACCCGGAAAGAGATTCGGTAGCTGTTTTAAAACGATATGCCGAAATGTATCAGGCTAATCCAGCCAAATGGCTTTTTGTAACGGGGCCAAAGACTGAATTGTACGCCTTAGCCCATAATGGTTATAAAGTGTCGGCTATGCAAGCTCCAGGCACTATTCCAGATTTCATTCATTCCGAAAAGTTAATTTTAGTAGATAAAGAAAAACACGTGCGCGGTATTTATGATGGTACTAACCCGCAGGATGTGGACCGCTTAATTACCGAAATAACCGTGCTACTGCACAGTTATCAGCAAGATGAAAAATAA
- a CDS encoding DUF420 domain-containing protein, with product MKNNDRTYLIVIAILSVAVPALVAFLLFMPQTGKLGNVNVTFLPKLHALLNSLTAIALVTGYSFVKRKNIRGHRFAMVTAFTLSAFFLISYVTYHYQAEPTRYGGEGTLKAIYYVILLTHIVLAAVIVPLVLLSVYFAVSDQINRHRKIARWTFPIWLYVAITGVVVYFMIAPYY from the coding sequence ATGAAAAATAACGATCGTACATACCTTATAGTAATTGCCATACTTTCGGTGGCAGTTCCTGCTTTGGTAGCTTTTTTATTATTTATGCCGCAAACGGGTAAGTTAGGCAATGTTAATGTTACCTTTCTTCCTAAACTGCATGCACTGCTTAATTCTTTAACGGCAATAGCTTTAGTAACCGGTTATTCATTTGTAAAGCGTAAGAATATTCGTGGTCATCGGTTCGCTATGGTTACGGCATTTACTTTATCTGCCTTTTTTTTAATTTCGTATGTAACGTATCATTACCAAGCGGAACCTACCCGTTATGGTGGCGAAGGAACCCTTAAAGCAATTTACTACGTAATATTATTAACGCATATTGTTTTAGCAGCAGTTATTGTTCCTTTAGTACTTTTATCTGTTTATTTTGCGGTGAGCGACCAAATTAATCGACATCGTAAAATTGCCCGTTGGACATTTCCTATTTGGTTATATGTAGCCATTACGGGAGTAGTAGTTTATTTTATGATTGCGCCTTATTATTAA
- a CDS encoding sensor histidine kinase gives MKSRSFPYIHLIAAVMCFAAAALLNLYTYFSQSSTDKNVSFVADNITKAISAAEQDVIVAKTYLREDTVLFSKLLGKTQYPCFIMKGDQLIFWSDHTTVTDFDNASIKERFSIVESKHGKYLVNKENYQNFSILLYIPLEVSFGINNNYLQSGLNEAIFGSMQARIITDSNSPFPKLRTSDGTYLFSLQQLVETDVRKSSQAAIAVITLGIGFLVYCLIFVSQSYLRRGSYVKGLIILIVPLFVLRLVLLYFNFPFSVLELEVFNPKLYAASFWSPSIGDLLLNAILLAVLTFNLAYIFRHLQITSYLKNVNKTSRILVKLGCAVAFYVMLHSLYVFYLDSFTNSLLVLDVSQSLDFSFYKFLLYTAFILHTAIFFIFVHLLTQIFHAVQPDSTASYWYYVLTGSGAICVIIGALSNKADVILFGLTLLFFVAVIYVRFRRNITANPYQTYLFIFWIIGMSSVAGSLAMYVHYQNLLLVNKQKFASGILLDNDIQGEYLLNDISLKVQADPSIRNKFKLEPFVNIDFVKQKIERYYLRDYFDKYEVKVRVFDANGMTLDREGLELGEDDDITLPLYLKYFLEKAVPTEHEGLFLIKEEEEQNSRKYIQFIRLRNVNKTLATIVLELNLKKLTPYSVIPELLVDQKFFQPLYNRDFSYAFYQNKRLTYNEGDYNYIRFFSPAILDNPELKVNGLQVNGYHHLGFPTKDGKILVVTTAHYSLRDVASNFSALFLVHTFCLLLYMLLFLLMRARYFRSFSTNFSTKIQLYLNFGILIPLVLISIATASLVTGSYRRDLEDTYNKRGKLIQENFLNTIARKGDRGNQERLGDQVRQLADLSETDINLYDNQGKLLYSSQPLIFDAGLLSRYINPEAFVSIEEGRARKVLLQEQAGNIRFNALYLPLYADGHKESVKAFIGLPFFDSEKELDSKLIELFTTIMNIFTSMFIVFMVLTYVASRALTVPLKLVTQKLKQTTLTGQNEKLDYHSADEIGLLVSEYNNMLLKLEESKKELATREKEAAWREMARQVAHEIKNPLTPMKLSLQYLQKAISEKRENTEALISKISGTLITQINTLSDIATSFSNFTTLPDLKPEKINIAGILQQCAELHQDANNRIQIHIPEGDYHVFADESLMVRTFNNLLINALQAIPAGRTPCIWVSLQKTSPDKVLISVQDNGSGIPAEICHKVFIPNFSTKFSGSGIGLAVAKRGIESAGGRIWFHTTEDQGTTFFIQLPAVDEA, from the coding sequence TTGAAGTCCCGATCTTTCCCATATATTCATTTAATTGCTGCAGTAATGTGCTTTGCGGCGGCCGCATTGCTTAATCTGTATACTTATTTCTCTCAATCTTCCACAGATAAAAATGTTTCTTTTGTAGCGGATAATATTACTAAAGCTATTAGTGCGGCTGAACAAGATGTAATTGTAGCTAAAACCTATTTGCGGGAAGATACTGTTTTATTCTCTAAGCTTCTGGGTAAAACGCAGTATCCGTGTTTTATTATGAAAGGTGACCAACTCATTTTTTGGTCCGATCATACTACGGTTACGGATTTTGATAATGCCTCTATAAAAGAAAGATTTAGCATTGTAGAATCTAAACACGGCAAATACCTGGTGAATAAAGAGAATTATCAAAATTTTTCTATTCTCCTATATATTCCGCTGGAGGTTAGTTTTGGAATTAATAACAATTATCTGCAATCGGGTTTAAACGAGGCCATTTTTGGTAGTATGCAGGCCCGTATTATTACTGACTCCAACTCTCCTTTTCCAAAATTACGTACTTCTGATGGTACGTATTTGTTCTCCTTACAGCAATTAGTAGAAACCGACGTACGCAAAAGTAGCCAGGCAGCAATTGCGGTTATAACTTTAGGAATAGGTTTTTTGGTGTATTGTTTAATTTTTGTAAGCCAATCTTATTTACGCCGGGGTAGTTATGTTAAAGGATTAATTATATTAATAGTGCCTTTATTCGTTCTTCGCCTGGTACTGCTTTATTTTAACTTTCCGTTCTCGGTTTTAGAACTAGAAGTTTTTAACCCTAAATTATACGCGGCATCTTTTTGGTCACCTTCCATTGGCGATTTGCTTTTAAATGCAATTTTGTTGGCGGTTCTTACTTTTAATTTAGCTTACATTTTCCGGCATCTGCAAATAACGAGTTACCTTAAAAATGTAAATAAGACTAGCCGGATTTTAGTAAAACTAGGTTGTGCTGTTGCTTTCTACGTAATGTTGCACAGCCTGTATGTTTTTTATTTAGATTCGTTTACGAACTCGTTACTAGTATTAGATGTATCGCAGAGCTTAGATTTTTCTTTTTATAAATTTCTGCTTTATACTGCTTTCATTCTGCATACAGCAATCTTTTTTATTTTTGTTCATTTATTAACTCAAATTTTTCATGCGGTACAACCCGATAGTACGGCGTCTTACTGGTATTATGTATTAACTGGTTCGGGTGCAATTTGTGTTATTATAGGAGCTCTTAGCAACAAAGCCGATGTTATTTTATTCGGTTTAACCCTCCTGTTCTTTGTGGCGGTTATTTACGTTCGCTTTCGCCGGAATATTACGGCCAATCCCTACCAAACGTATTTATTTATTTTCTGGATTATTGGCATGAGCTCCGTAGCGGGTAGCTTGGCTATGTACGTGCATTATCAAAATTTACTTTTAGTAAATAAACAAAAGTTTGCTTCCGGTATTTTGCTGGATAATGATATTCAGGGCGAGTATTTATTAAATGATATTTCGCTTAAAGTGCAGGCCGATCCTTCCATCCGGAATAAATTTAAATTAGAACCTTTCGTAAATATAGATTTTGTAAAGCAGAAAATTGAACGGTACTACCTACGCGATTATTTTGATAAGTACGAAGTTAAGGTAAGGGTATTTGATGCCAATGGTATGACCTTAGATAGAGAGGGCTTGGAATTAGGGGAAGACGATGACATTACTCTTCCCCTTTATCTTAAATATTTTCTGGAGAAGGCAGTTCCTACGGAGCATGAAGGCTTATTTTTGATAAAAGAAGAAGAAGAGCAAAACTCGCGTAAATACATTCAGTTTATCCGTTTACGGAATGTAAATAAAACGCTGGCTACTATTGTGCTGGAACTTAATTTAAAAAAGTTAACGCCATACAGCGTAATTCCTGAGTTATTAGTAGATCAGAAATTTTTTCAGCCCTTATACAACCGGGATTTTAGTTACGCTTTTTATCAGAATAAAAGACTTACCTATAACGAAGGTGATTATAATTATATCCGTTTCTTTTCTCCGGCTATACTGGATAATCCGGAATTAAAAGTGAATGGTTTGCAGGTAAATGGGTATCACCATTTAGGTTTCCCAACAAAGGACGGTAAAATACTGGTAGTAACTACGGCGCATTATTCTTTGCGCGATGTAGCCTCTAACTTTTCAGCTTTGTTTCTGGTACACACCTTCTGCTTGTTGCTGTACATGTTGCTATTTTTATTAATGCGGGCCCGTTACTTTCGGAGCTTCAGCACCAATTTTAGCACTAAGATTCAATTGTACCTCAATTTTGGTATTTTAATTCCATTAGTATTAATCAGTATTGCAACAGCAAGTTTAGTAACGGGTTCTTACCGCCGCGATTTAGAAGATACCTACAACAAACGGGGAAAATTAATCCAGGAAAACTTTCTGAACACAATTGCCAGAAAGGGCGATCGCGGTAATCAAGAGCGATTAGGCGACCAAGTACGGCAACTCGCTGATTTATCGGAGACGGATATTAATTTGTATGATAATCAGGGAAAATTACTTTATTCGAGTCAGCCGTTAATTTTTGATGCAGGGCTTTTATCCCGTTATATCAATCCGGAAGCTTTTGTAAGTATTGAAGAAGGGCGGGCCCGTAAAGTATTGTTGCAGGAACAGGCGGGTAATATCCGGTTTAATGCCTTATACCTGCCCCTGTATGCTGATGGCCACAAAGAAAGCGTAAAAGCCTTTATTGGATTACCTTTTTTTGATTCGGAAAAAGAACTTGATTCGAAGCTCATTGAACTTTTTACCACCATAATGAACATTTTTACGTCGATGTTTATTGTATTTATGGTGCTTACCTACGTGGCTTCGCGCGCTTTAACGGTACCTTTAAAGTTGGTTACCCAGAAGTTAAAGCAAACTACTCTTACTGGACAAAATGAAAAATTGGATTACCACTCAGCAGATGAAATTGGCTTATTGGTAAGCGAATACAATAACATGTTGTTAAAGCTGGAAGAAAGTAAAAAAGAACTGGCAACCCGCGAGAAAGAAGCCGCCTGGCGCGAAATGGCGCGGCAAGTAGCGCACGAAATTAAAAATCCGCTAACACCGATGAAATTGTCGTTGCAATATTTGCAGAAAGCTATTTCCGAAAAGCGGGAAAATACAGAAGCGTTAATTAGTAAAATTTCGGGTACCCTTATTACGCAAATTAATACCTTAAGTGATATTGCTACTTCCTTTTCTAACTTTACTACTCTCCCGGATTTAAAACCGGAGAAAATTAACATTGCCGGTATTTTACAGCAATGCGCGGAACTGCACCAGGATGCTAATAATCGTATTCAGATTCATATTCCGGAAGGGGATTACCACGTATTTGCCGACGAAAGTTTGATGGTGCGAACCTTTAATAATTTACTAATTAATGCCTTGCAGGCTATTCCGGCGGGCCGTACACCTTGTATTTGGGTTTCGTTGCAGAAAACGTCGCCTGATAAAGTGCTTATTTCGGTGCAGGATAATGGCAGCGGTATTCCCGCCGAAATTTGCCACAAAGTATTTATTCCGAATTTTAGTACTAAATTCTCCGGTTCGGGAATTGGCTTAGCCGTGGCGAAGCGAGGCATTGAAAGTGCGGGCGGCCGTATATGGTTCCATACGACCGAAGACCAGGGTACCACCTTTTTTATTCAATTACCGGCTGTGGACGAAGCATGA
- a CDS encoding SGNH/GDSL hydrolase family protein: MLVILCLACNNKESIMYPEPASPSIFAKYTYLALGDSYTIGESVTTENRWTYFLADYLRQAGVEISNPVTVARTGWTTAELQEAIRESNLTNTYNLVTLLIGVNNQYRGQSLETYRTEFRDLVNTAVKFAANQPSHVVVLSIPDWGVTPFAEDRDRNKITQEINAFNAVAKEECHLAGVVFVDITPASRKAAQDESYVASDKLHFSGKMYHEWAIITLPAAKAVFGK, encoded by the coding sequence GTGCTGGTAATTTTATGTTTGGCTTGTAACAACAAAGAATCTATAATGTACCCGGAACCAGCTTCTCCGTCTATTTTCGCAAAATACACTTACTTAGCGCTCGGCGATTCTTATACCATTGGCGAAAGTGTAACTACTGAAAACCGCTGGACCTACTTTCTAGCTGATTATTTGCGCCAAGCCGGAGTAGAAATAAGTAACCCGGTTACAGTAGCTCGTACCGGATGGACAACAGCAGAGTTACAGGAGGCTATTCGGGAAAGTAATCTTACTAATACCTATAATTTAGTAACTCTATTAATTGGAGTAAACAATCAATACCGTGGCCAAAGCTTGGAAACCTACCGAACCGAGTTTCGGGATTTAGTAAATACTGCTGTAAAATTTGCGGCTAACCAGCCCAGCCATGTAGTAGTGCTTTCTATTCCGGATTGGGGTGTTACTCCTTTTGCTGAAGACCGGGATCGAAATAAAATTACACAGGAAATTAATGCTTTTAATGCAGTAGCAAAAGAAGAATGCCACCTGGCTGGGGTTGTTTTTGTAGATATTACGCCTGCTTCCCGCAAGGCAGCACAAGATGAATCTTACGTAGCTTCGGATAAGCTGCATTTTTCCGGCAAAATGTACCACGAATGGGCTATAATTACTTTACCTGCTGCTAAAGCTGTTTTTGGCAAGTAG
- a CDS encoding porin family protein: MKKLVLFLVLLVSAQFAAQAQFTLGIKGGLSSSGVDVKNAKNTITQLKDSDNITGYHLGAFTRIKVSNVFLQPEVYFATSGGKLQQTDIQNNTIDEVKAKFTRLDVPLLVGYNFFKIARVQAGPVASVLVGSKIDGQKVKDYLNKTDWGFQVGAGFDISNLAFDVRYENVKRDYTNQNTSFDLKNKQIIVSVGIKLFGK; encoded by the coding sequence ATGAAAAAGCTAGTATTGTTTTTAGTATTGCTGGTTAGTGCTCAGTTTGCCGCTCAAGCTCAATTTACCCTAGGTATTAAAGGTGGGTTAAGCTCCTCGGGGGTAGATGTGAAAAATGCAAAAAATACGATTACTCAATTAAAAGATTCAGATAATATTACTGGTTATCATTTGGGAGCTTTTACCCGGATTAAGGTATCTAATGTTTTTCTGCAGCCCGAAGTTTATTTTGCTACTTCCGGAGGTAAGCTCCAGCAAACCGATATTCAGAATAACACGATAGATGAAGTAAAAGCTAAGTTTACCCGCTTAGATGTGCCCTTATTGGTAGGATATAACTTCTTTAAAATTGCCAGGGTGCAGGCCGGGCCAGTAGCTTCGGTGTTGGTTGGCAGTAAGATTGACGGCCAAAAAGTTAAAGATTACCTGAATAAAACCGACTGGGGCTTTCAGGTGGGAGCTGGCTTCGATATTAGTAACCTGGCGTTTGATGTACGTTACGAAAATGTGAAACGCGATTATACGAACCAAAACACATCATTCGACTTAAAAAATAAACAAATAATTGTTAGTGTAGGAATTAAATTGTTCGGTAAATAA